The Bos indicus x Bos taurus breed Angus x Brahman F1 hybrid unplaced genomic scaffold, Bos_hybrid_MaternalHap_v2.0 tig00001343_arrow_arrow_obj, whole genome shotgun sequence genome contains the following window.
TTTGATACTTCTCAAGATAATGTGTTATGTGTGCTGTTTGCAGCTGTGGAGCATGTAGTTAAGTAGCGTTGTGAACTTCAACTGAAGTGTGACCTTGACAAGCTACTTAGCCATCCTGAGCCTTATTTTTCctcaaatttagaaaaaaataatagtccAAAGTTGTTAATTATGTTATGCACATTAAATGATGAGATGTTATCTTCTCATCATTTAATGTGTAAGTGTTCAGGAAATTTAACTATTGTTGTGTTTATTATCACCACCACTACTACACTGCTTCTTAGTTTCTTTTACTATTTATTGACAGTCTTTTAGTGAAGTTGCTTTATTGAATTTCAAAGCAAGGAAAATTAtaataccttttttcttttcatccccAGATTTCTAATGTTAAAGAATGTTTCTAGCTTCTTGAATCACCATTACAGCCAATTTAACATCCCTTAGTTCACTGTCAGACTATACTTTGATACTGCTAGTATTAAAAATTAGATAACCTACATTATAATCTAAGCACTTAGAATGGTACCATTAGTAACATCCTAGTTTAACTAATGTGGGCGGCCATAATATGGCAGACATTTTAGCACTTTAATTCTTACCTTTGAGTTTTTCCATCTCAGATTAAAACCTTCTCTACAGTTTGTCTCCTGGAATCAAGAAGGCTGGAAGACCAGCTTGTGTTCAGTACCTCCCGTGGGCCATTCCCATTCATTATTAGCATTAGCAAACAACACGTGCGTGAAGCCTACCTTCATAGAACTGAGAGAGAGATTCTTAAGGCTCTACAAGAAGAAGGTAACCATCAGTACACCTTTCAACTGTgtgtttattttggctgtttacagtccatggagtcgcaaagagtcatacacaactgagcaactaagcacacgcaAGGGGTATTCTCAAGAATTACAGGCGTGCAATACAGAACTAATATAAATCAGGCGTGATCCTGTTTGCTGTATCAATGTATTGATTTTAACTGAAGAGGAGAGGCTTACTCACTCTAAATGAGAAATCTCATGGGTTTGTAGGATTTGGGTTCTCATTTCCCTTGTAAAGCTGAGTGAACTATCATTTTAATAAGAATATTTACATTATAGGATAGTTGTCTGTATTAAATTCCTAAAACTGGTCAGCGTTGGTTTTTTTATTTATAGGCTCATCTTCATCACTATCTACAAATTGAAGGGATGGAGGAAAGCTGTTTCACAGAAGCCGTGTCATCTTTATCAGCACTTATACAGGAATATAACCAACTGGATGCCACAAAAAGCATGCCTGTGGAAGATTTACCTAGACTAAACGTAGCTATGTGAAAAAGAAACCCCAaagataaaaacttttttttttaattgcacattTTTTACCCCTTTACctttctgtttcagaatttttgtGATTCAGAAAGCCTAATGTGTTTTTCATATTGGGAAGACTGTCTTTAGAATGGTTTCCATTTAATTACAATTTGTTGATGATACCATTGTGTGAAATCAGCCAAGTACTAGTGCCCTAACGTCAAACATTTGTCTTCCAAAACAGtcttgttttctaaaattaagAGAACAGAGCGcaacattttactttatttatagtCTCATATTTAGTCATTTATACAGAGATAATCATgtctgtaataaaaaaaatcttgtatagatatttttatatttataatttgttttcataGTCTGTTTAAATTCTGACTCTTTAAAAGTAAATACAGGAGTAgaacataatataaatatttcttttgtaaCAGCCACTAACTTCAGGAATAGATTTTATTACAATTTAAGgaggttttatttcttctttgggtAACCACTTGTTTGCACTCAAAAGAATCACAGTTTACAATTGTATTTGTattaagttattataaaatgtttttttaatcaaaccagttgattttgtaataataaatgttcacattttaaaactgttCCTTGTTATCAGTTTTGATTGTCACTATTTATATAGCAAACAGAATATTACTAAGCTTGATACTTTCTTTGAAACTTTGCAGTAAATTTAATAGTCTAGTGAAAGTGTTCCAATTACTATAAATCTCCAGTTTTAGTCTTCAgcattaatttattatatatttcaaattcacTGATGGACTTACCATTTAAGGAAGtaattttgagaaaatttattttcaagccaaaaaaaaatcttgtgtgctttctttagtgttatttttttaatttatttccttttcaaagtAAGTGTACTGCTCTTGGTTCTTACCTTGGAAATCAAATTTTTTACAGTTTGGTATAAAAATTTAGATAACTGTCAACAGTGGTCAAAGAAgttccattttttccttccaaaagaaATCTTAATTGATATTCAGGATAGGgcaatggaaataataaatatatttacagcTTAATCTTACTCCTGTTTAAGATTTAATCTAGAAAATCTTATAGGATAAAATGTTCTCTTGTAAAttgtataatttttcatttcatggaaTATGCAGACAGAACCAACTATTACATAACTATACATTTTAAGAGCTCAATTTTAAggttttcatattttacatatatttttaggaGAACCTTTTTTTAAGCTTCTAATGCTTTAAATATAGTTATCTGAGAAAATCCAGGCATTCTTACTGTTTTAAACTAATAAGGCAAATTTGCTACCCTCTTAAtaccattttaaattttgatgtaatAACATGATTAACCTTAACTTTTCCTCCTTGTGCTTCATTTTATAGAATCTTGAGCTCAGAAAATATATCCTCTGGATCTCTGCAGTTTCTCTGACACACACAAGATGTAATCCACAGCATCTTCCATTTAAATGACCCTTCATTTGGGCAATCAAATTGAACAGTAATCATTTTAGACTTATTAGGCACACAGCATCTCTTATCCAAGCATATGCCACAGAAAGTGGGTCTGTAACTCTGAGTGCTTGCgcatccagaaaagacaaattttTCAGCTTTGACAGGTTGGAAAGTAGGTTGGCACGTTTTTCCTTTGGGAATCTGAAAAGATATATAACATTAAGTGGTCACTCTTTAAACTTGATAACATTAAGCAGTCACTCTTTAAACTTGATTATAATAGTTCAGAAAAGTGATACTTCATAGAATAGAGactattatacatacacacagaaaatagTTGCATTTAGGGCATTAATAgttgcattttattaatattaatatttattaatattaatagggTGTTAATAGttgcattcagtcatgtccagcccttttTGACCTTAAAATTCCCTCCCACAAGAGTACTTTGAAAGTCTTCCCTGTGCATCCTCCATCCACTCCCCAGTGTTTTTTTCTTATCTGCCTTTTACTTAGTTCCACAATAAATgaaaatctttgttttgtttaatgtCAAGGGCCAAGACTTAGAGAATTAGCTAACACAGTTTAAGTAAATGGATAGATGAATAAACATCTTAATCCCTTTGAAACTGTCAACTTTCTGATAGGGAATAACTTGGGGATAAGACTGGTTTTGTAGCATTTCTAAAAATTAGTCTCAAGACAGTCATCTTGCTTAGTTCCAGAAACAGGACCAGCTCTAGTTACACCAAGCAACCTTAGAGTGTGTATTATGACATTACAGTCCTTTGGGAAGCAGTAACTAAGCAAAGCATTCTGGAAATGGTATGGTTCCCTCTCTAAGCTGGTGATATATAACTTAAGATCAGAACCGCTCTGCtgttcatatgtttgttttcatAATTACAGTGTAGCAACCAAAATCTTTTATTGATGGTTCTGATTCCACTACATAAAATTAAtataggaaaaagaatctgaaaaagatctTCTCCTAAACAGTATACATGGTGGGGTACCACAACAAATCAGACTGATCGAGACCCGACTATTATGTTGTTAGAATATTCTAGAATCCACAGGTTAACATTTTCTCCCTGCTCGATGAAAATTTTTCCCACAAAGTGCAGCTAGTTAATATTTGCCTTCCTTCAAGATGGTTTGACTCTAGGAGTTTCATGAAGTGGTTTTATTAACAAATACCtccagaacacacacatacacatactcacactTTTCAAGAGTCTCAATATTGAATTATAATGCAGttaaatataattaaactttACCTTTACTGTCTTTGATATATCACTGTCACAAGGCCGAATGTAACacagtcttttctcttttcccatttcaCAGTTGCTGTTTTCATTGGTCACCCTGTTAGATATTCCCATCCCACATGTTCTGGAGCAAGGGGTCCACTTTGTTGCTTGCAcaagacattttcttttccaaatcagTGGGAGATTCCTATATGCTAAAATAGAGGAAGGGGAGTACATGTACTTAAATATGTATGTACTCATGCAGATAATTTTTAATCCTGACTTTTAAGCTAATAGTTTACAGATCTGAACTTTATATAATGTAACTCTGAATAAAATAAGCTGATGGTCTAATTAATTATTCTATTTTCCCTACTCCCCAAATTATCTTTTGACCAAATATTATAGTCCAGTAGCTTAGGAATAAAAAGGCATTATCTTTGAGAAACTGGGTAAAATACCCATTTACTTCTTTCTGCTTAGCCCACCCCCTGAGTACTAAACAAGCGTATACTTTGATGGACAGCCaccttttctctgcttcttggcTTATGCTTGATGATATTTTCAACAGATGTTGAAACAGACATGAGTCGGATTAGGGAATTCAGGATATTAATCAGACAATGTGGTCTTATTAAATTTCATGGTtatattaaaatctaaaatacaaaAGTTAAATCTGAGAATTCAACTGTCAATGAGACCAGTTATTTTTTTCACCACTTAAAAATCTAGTCTTTAGAAGATTCTCTACACTAAATAATCATATACTAAGTCATGAAAAATGTGCCATCTATTTTATTCAGTTTAATTGTTAAATTCCCTGTCTAAATTTCCATTGTCTAGACATTGCCTGCCACTTCAGAATGAATGGAAAGCATTTCCTTCAGGTTAATATACATCCTAAAGTGGGTGGGTAGAGATTTGAGTCTGCAATTGAACACAGCAAAATGCTGGCTACGTtactttaaaatgtcaatttaaaAAGGACTGCTCCCCATGCCTTCTTGATAGGAAATATCAGTCACTTGGAAGTATATGCTGTCTTTGAATACAATGATACTTTGATACTTTGTCAGTTTTATTACAGTAGGATCTTGCAACTGCACACAGAACTGAGGGAGAGGAAGCAGAAAAATGGAGATACCTGGAAGGCAGGCAGCAGTTTAAAGGCATCAGCGCAGGAAGCAGGGTAAAAGCCTGGCGCATCTGCAATAAATAAAGGCAGCTTAGATTGTCGTGTTACCAGTAATCCCCCTCAGAGTTAAGCCAAGAGCTGCAGTTCAGGAAATGTGCTTAGCATCCATTTaagggcaagaaaactggaagaaattgTAAAAGTTTAGTGTCTAATGAGCAGTGAGTAAAGCATAGAGGCATCAAGTCATTGCATGCTTCCTGCTGTCCAAGTAAAAGCTAGATTCCAACCGTGGACTCTGGAATTAACTAAGTTACTAGACAAATACATCTTAAAGTATGTGTGTGTCCTTGTGCTTCACTTTAAAAGCCAAGCTTGTTTGGGCCCGTAAGTACAGTTTTAAAGGTAAGCAAGAGATATTAAACTGAACGTATACTTCCTCTGAAACAAATTTAggtctttattattaataatatatatattaattatatatatatattaataaacagCACTTGGGAGAGTCTAATTTTTTGTAGCAAAGCACTAACCACTAAGAATGACCATCTGATGTGTCCTCCACCAGGTTCCAAGTGAATCCACTGAAGCCACTCTAACTTTACAAATGAGACCAACTTGACTTTGATCCAaaggcctttcagttcagttcagtcgctc
Protein-coding sequences here:
- the LOC113888725 gene encoding tubulin epsilon chain-like, with the translated sequence MNNIVANLLLNLTSSSRFEGSLNMDLNEISMNLVPFPQLHYLVSSLTPLYTLADVNIPPRRLDQMFSDAFSRDHQLIRADPRHSLYLACALMVRGNVQISDLRRNIERLKPSLQFVSWNQEGWKTSLCSVPPVGHSHSLLALANNTCVKPTFIELRERFLRLYKKKAHLHHYLQIEGMEESCFTEAVSSLSALIQEYNQLDATKSMPVEDLPRLNVAM